A region from the Tsuneonella mangrovi genome encodes:
- a CDS encoding SDR family NAD(P)-dependent oxidoreductase: MTDPLDFSGRSALVTGAASGIGTATARWLADHNIDTLHLVDVDADGLAALDLPCKVETYVHDVSDPQFWGGFERAVGKLDHAAVNAGIGSGGEIAEQSFEDWRRVMAVNLDGAFLTLAAALRLMRANGGGSAVVTGSITAVKPVAGIGAYGVAKAGVAHMARIAAAENAAHNIRVNAIAPGGVDTNIWNAGEAFQQAVAAHGREAAIAAMGDSHPRGRFATADELARDIGYLLSDMSANVTGTVLVSDGGYSL; the protein is encoded by the coding sequence ATGACAGACCCGCTCGACTTCTCCGGCCGCTCCGCACTCGTAACCGGCGCCGCCTCCGGCATCGGCACCGCAACCGCCCGCTGGCTCGCCGATCACAACATCGATACCTTGCACCTCGTCGATGTCGACGCCGACGGGCTCGCGGCGCTCGACCTGCCGTGCAAGGTCGAAACCTACGTCCACGACGTGTCCGACCCGCAGTTCTGGGGCGGATTCGAGCGCGCGGTCGGCAAGCTCGATCATGCCGCGGTAAACGCCGGGATCGGCAGTGGTGGCGAGATCGCCGAACAGAGCTTCGAGGACTGGCGCCGGGTGATGGCGGTCAACCTCGACGGCGCGTTCCTCACACTCGCCGCTGCGCTGCGGCTGATGCGCGCCAACGGCGGCGGCAGCGCGGTCGTCACCGGCTCGATCACCGCGGTAAAACCGGTCGCCGGGATCGGTGCCTACGGCGTTGCCAAGGCCGGCGTTGCGCACATGGCCCGGATCGCTGCGGCGGAGAATGCCGCGCACAATATCCGCGTCAACGCGATCGCGCCCGGCGGGGTCGACACCAACATCTGGAACGCGGGCGAAGCGTTCCAGCAAGCGGTTGCCGCACACGGCCGCGAGGCGGCAATTGCGGCAATGGGCGATAGCCACCCACGCGGCCGTTTTGCCACCGCCGACGAACTCGCGCGCGACATCGGCTACCTGCTGTCGGATATGTCCGCCAACGTCACCGGCACCGTGCTGGTGAGCGACGGCGGTTACTCGCTCTAG
- a CDS encoding site-specific DNA-methyltransferase, with protein sequence MRARRAANAADTAAQKLPLGQILTGDCVEAMRKLPDASIDLVFADPPYNLQLGGDLNRPDGSQVDAVTDEWDRFDSFKTYDDFTRAWLTEAKRVLKPDGALWVIGSYHNIYRVGAILQDLGFWILNDIVWRKTNPMPNFKGTRFTNAHETLLWASHGEKAKYHFNYRAMKTLNDELQMRSDWVLPICSGNERLKEGGHKVHPTQKPEALLYRVLLATTERGDVVLDPFFGTGTTGAVAKRLDRQWIGCEREGVYRDAALKRIEKELPLDESALTTMQSRKAAPKVAFGALVEAGLIPPGTKVFDKKRRWTATVRADGSLAFEKQTGSIHGLGKDLQGAPSCNGWSFWHMEQGGEVKPIDAARQLYLLANED encoded by the coding sequence ATGCGCGCTCGGCGCGCTGCGAATGCCGCTGACACTGCAGCGCAGAAGTTGCCGCTGGGGCAGATCCTGACGGGCGACTGCGTCGAGGCGATGCGCAAATTGCCCGATGCCTCAATCGACCTCGTGTTCGCCGATCCGCCATACAACTTGCAACTCGGTGGCGACCTCAACCGGCCCGACGGCAGCCAGGTCGATGCGGTAACCGACGAGTGGGACCGCTTCGACAGCTTCAAGACCTACGACGATTTCACCCGTGCATGGCTCACTGAGGCCAAGCGCGTGCTCAAGCCCGACGGCGCGCTGTGGGTGATCGGCAGCTACCACAACATCTACCGCGTCGGCGCGATCCTGCAGGACCTGGGGTTCTGGATCCTCAACGACATCGTCTGGCGCAAGACCAACCCGATGCCCAACTTCAAGGGCACCCGCTTCACCAACGCGCACGAAACGCTGCTGTGGGCGAGCCACGGCGAGAAGGCGAAGTATCACTTCAACTATCGCGCGATGAAGACGCTGAACGACGAACTGCAGATGCGCAGCGACTGGGTCTTGCCGATCTGCAGCGGCAACGAGCGGCTGAAGGAAGGCGGGCACAAGGTCCACCCGACCCAGAAGCCCGAGGCGCTGCTCTATCGCGTGCTGCTGGCGACGACCGAGCGCGGCGACGTGGTGCTTGATCCGTTCTTCGGCACCGGCACAACCGGCGCAGTCGCCAAGCGCCTCGACCGGCAATGGATCGGCTGCGAGCGCGAAGGCGTCTATCGCGATGCGGCGCTCAAGCGGATCGAGAAGGAGCTGCCGCTCGACGAATCCGCGCTCACCACGATGCAGAGCCGCAAGGCCGCGCCCAAGGTGGCGTTCGGCGCGCTGGTCGAGGCCGGGCTGATCCCGCCGGGCACCAAGGTATTCGACAAGAAACGCCGCTGGACCGCGACTGTGCGTGCCGACGGCTCGCTCGCTTTCGAGAAGCAGACCGGCAGCATCCACGGCCTCGGCAAGGACCTGCAAGGTGCGCCGAGCTGCAACGGCTGGTCCTTCTGGCACATGGAGCAGGGCGGGGAAGTGAAGCCGATCGACGCGGCGCGGCAGCTGTATCTGCTAGCGAACGAGGATTGA
- a CDS encoding NAD(P) transhydrogenase subunit alpha — translation MRIAVLKETAPGETRVAMTPETAKKFISLGATVAVEHGAGATASITDAAYSDAGAEVGAAAAVVKDADIVLGVQAPDPTALAGTKAGAWVAATFDPFGPTPVQGRDRVEAYAKAGLEALSMEFMPRITRAQSMDVLSSQSNLSGYKAVIAAADTYGRAFPMMMTAAGTVQAARVFVMGVGVAGLQAIATAKRLGAQVSATDVRSATKEQIQSLGAKPIFVESVEGIEGEGSGGYATEMSEEYQKAQAELVSGHIAKQDIVITTALIPGRAAPRLISDAQIATMKPGSVIFDLAVAQGGNVEGSVPDQVVEKHGVKIMGYANTPATLAADASALFARNLYNFLSAFWDKEAGKPVLDEEIGDAVRLTQGGAVVNERLKG, via the coding sequence TTGCGGATCGCAGTCCTCAAGGAGACCGCGCCGGGGGAGACCCGCGTGGCGATGACTCCCGAAACGGCGAAAAAGTTCATTTCGCTGGGTGCAACCGTCGCGGTCGAGCACGGCGCGGGGGCGACCGCGTCGATCACCGATGCAGCCTATTCCGACGCCGGAGCCGAGGTCGGTGCTGCCGCTGCGGTAGTGAAGGACGCGGACATCGTGCTCGGCGTACAGGCACCCGATCCGACAGCGCTCGCGGGCACGAAGGCGGGCGCGTGGGTCGCCGCGACATTCGATCCGTTCGGCCCCACTCCAGTACAAGGGCGCGATCGGGTCGAGGCGTACGCAAAGGCAGGGCTCGAGGCGCTGTCGATGGAATTCATGCCGCGCATCACCCGCGCGCAAAGCATGGATGTGCTTTCGAGCCAGTCGAACCTGTCAGGCTACAAGGCGGTGATCGCCGCGGCCGATACGTATGGCCGCGCGTTCCCCATGATGATGACCGCTGCCGGGACCGTACAGGCCGCACGCGTATTCGTGATGGGCGTGGGCGTTGCCGGATTGCAGGCGATTGCGACGGCCAAGCGCCTTGGCGCGCAAGTCTCGGCCACCGACGTGCGCAGTGCGACCAAGGAACAGATCCAGTCGCTCGGCGCGAAGCCGATCTTCGTCGAAAGTGTCGAAGGGATCGAAGGCGAAGGCTCGGGCGGTTACGCCACCGAGATGAGCGAAGAATACCAGAAGGCGCAGGCCGAACTGGTTTCGGGCCATATCGCCAAGCAGGATATTGTGATCACCACTGCGCTGATCCCGGGCCGCGCAGCGCCGCGGCTGATTTCGGATGCGCAGATCGCCACGATGAAGCCGGGCAGCGTGATCTTCGACCTCGCGGTGGCACAAGGCGGGAACGTCGAAGGTTCGGTGCCCGACCAGGTTGTCGAAAAACACGGCGTGAAGATCATGGGTTATGCCAACACCCCCGCGACGCTCGCTGCCGACGCATCGGCGCTATTTGCGCGTAACCTCTACAACTTCCTCTCCGCCTTCTGGGACAAGGAAGCTGGCAAGCCCGTGCTCGACGAGGAAATCGGCGACGCCGTGCGGCTGACGCAGGGCGGGGCAGTCGTCAACGAGAGGCTGAAGGGATAA
- a CDS encoding carboxylesterase family protein codes for MGRGRRNLLTAAMIATLVPGCSQALPPSEAKTESGVVRGSDDAGVISWKGIPFAAPPVGDLRWRAPQPAASWSGVRDATQYGHDCMQKPFASDAAPLGTPPAEDCLYLNVWKPAQAKGKLPVIFWIYGGGFVNGGSSPPTYSGAELAKKGVMFVSANYRLGRFGTFAHPKLTAANGDSGFFANYGYLDQIAALKWVRRNIAAFGGDPDNVTIIGESAGGYSVHFLLTSPLAKGLFAKAVVMSGGDAKAIEAGGLREAERDGLAFARTKGIAAGDPRSLAKLRALAPDDVVGGLNLANFEIKPGEVRTFSSPFVDGKIAVDAAKAYASGEFSHVPLMIGATGDDIGGKAGYMVAGARAVAGTIARQGVPVYEYRFSYVAQALNDKGAWHATDIPFFFDTQAIKYGEATTPRDEDMGDTISSYLVNFAMTGDPNGPGLPGWPRYSPKTDELMEFTPAGIAAATHDPRGAELDRENAKVDE; via the coding sequence ATGGGGCGGGGGCGCAGAAACCTTCTGACGGCGGCGATGATTGCCACATTGGTGCCGGGTTGCAGTCAAGCCTTGCCGCCAAGCGAAGCGAAGACCGAGAGCGGCGTGGTACGCGGTTCGGACGATGCTGGGGTGATCAGTTGGAAGGGCATTCCCTTTGCAGCCCCGCCGGTCGGCGATCTGCGCTGGCGGGCGCCACAACCGGCTGCGAGCTGGAGCGGCGTGCGCGATGCCACCCAATACGGCCATGACTGTATGCAGAAACCATTCGCCAGCGACGCCGCGCCACTCGGCACGCCGCCAGCCGAGGATTGCCTCTACCTCAATGTGTGGAAGCCCGCGCAGGCCAAAGGCAAGCTGCCGGTGATCTTCTGGATCTACGGCGGGGGCTTCGTCAACGGAGGGTCCTCGCCGCCGACCTACAGCGGGGCGGAGCTCGCGAAGAAGGGCGTGATGTTCGTCAGCGCGAACTATCGCCTTGGCCGGTTCGGAACCTTCGCGCATCCGAAGTTGACCGCAGCGAATGGCGACAGCGGCTTCTTCGCCAATTACGGCTATCTCGACCAGATCGCCGCGCTCAAATGGGTCCGACGCAACATCGCAGCGTTCGGCGGCGATCCGGACAACGTGACGATCATCGGCGAATCCGCAGGCGGATACTCTGTCCATTTCCTGCTGACTTCGCCGCTGGCCAAAGGTCTCTTTGCCAAGGCGGTGGTAATGTCGGGTGGCGATGCCAAGGCTATCGAGGCAGGCGGTCTTCGCGAAGCCGAGCGGGACGGGCTGGCATTCGCCAGGACCAAGGGAATTGCTGCTGGCGATCCGCGATCGCTGGCCAAGCTGCGCGCACTTGCGCCAGACGATGTGGTCGGCGGGCTCAACCTCGCCAACTTCGAGATCAAGCCGGGGGAGGTGCGCACGTTCTCCAGTCCGTTCGTCGACGGCAAGATCGCGGTCGATGCTGCCAAGGCCTACGCTTCGGGAGAATTCTCGCACGTCCCGCTGATGATCGGCGCGACCGGCGACGATATCGGCGGCAAGGCCGGATACATGGTGGCGGGCGCGCGCGCCGTTGCAGGCACAATCGCCAGGCAAGGTGTCCCGGTTTACGAGTATCGCTTTTCCTACGTCGCCCAAGCGTTGAACGACAAAGGCGCGTGGCACGCGACCGACATCCCGTTCTTCTTCGATACGCAAGCGATCAAGTACGGCGAGGCCACGACCCCGCGCGACGAAGACATGGGCGATACGATCAGTTCCTATCTCGTGAATTTCGCCATGACCGGCGATCCCAACGGTCCCGGTCTGCCGGGCTGGCCGCGCTATTCGCCGAAGACCGACGAACTGATGGAATTCACTCCCGCCGGGATTGCCGCGGCCACGCACGATCCGCGCGGCGCGGAGCTGGACCGGGAAAATGCGAAGGTTGACGAATAG
- a CDS encoding ribonuclease HII, whose protein sequence is MLCGTPHSDFAPAPLVAGVDEAGRGPLAGPVVAAAVVLCEPCPDGIGDSKKLTAKARARLDPLMRQTCAWGVGIVEPDEIDRLNIFGATMLAMTLATQRLAEALGRDPGEVLVDGNMTPDGRCDGWRWPARAIVGGDGKEPAIGAASIIAKEWRDRLMRAAAQDHPHYGWERNMGYGTAEHMEALRLHGPTPLHRKSFAPVAQMVLL, encoded by the coding sequence ATGCTCTGTGGAACTCCCCATTCCGATTTCGCGCCTGCGCCGCTGGTCGCCGGGGTTGACGAGGCCGGGCGCGGGCCGCTGGCAGGGCCGGTTGTAGCCGCTGCAGTCGTGCTTTGCGAGCCTTGCCCGGACGGGATCGGCGATTCGAAGAAGCTGACCGCGAAGGCGCGTGCGCGGCTCGATCCGTTGATGCGGCAGACCTGCGCGTGGGGGGTGGGGATCGTCGAGCCCGACGAGATCGACCGGCTCAATATCTTTGGCGCTACGATGCTGGCGATGACGCTGGCGACGCAGCGGCTGGCGGAAGCGCTTGGGCGCGATCCGGGTGAAGTGCTGGTCGACGGGAACATGACACCGGATGGGCGGTGCGATGGGTGGCGCTGGCCTGCCCGCGCGATCGTGGGCGGTGACGGCAAGGAACCGGCGATCGGCGCGGCCAGCATCATCGCCAAGGAATGGCGCGACCGGCTGATGCGCGCCGCCGCGCAGGACCATCCGCACTACGGGTGGGAGCGCAACATGGGCTACGGCACCGCCGAACACATGGAGGCGCTGCGCCTTCACGGCCCGACCCCGCTCCACCGGAAGAGCTTCGCCCCGGTGGCGCAAATGGTGCTGCTTTAG
- a CDS encoding AraC family transcriptional regulator gives MNEIIRAAAITGFRRLVRDLGGDPGHILRSVGLNDAMLAEPDRYIPYRNVVLAFEEAARVLGIPDFGLRLAARQDMNFLGTLALAIQSASSVRDGLAIAARNIHFHTPSISMEGSGSDPAGYERFRLDILFKEPIEIPQAAEHAIAHMCKVVRVLSDNQVRPSRIHFRHRKLARERCYVDHLGTVPRFASGFDGIELRSDEIRKDLPTGNRQLQGFVERFLIGVAPPSDLALPDQVRDVLRQLMRVQQPGLEDISRVLRLHPRTLQRRLKASGTTFESIQDEMRRELAESLLGQGEVPLAVVAQSAGFSDQPAFNRACRRWFGMTPGSKRKTWQEDHRTAQFGAA, from the coding sequence ATGAATGAAATCATTCGCGCCGCTGCAATTACCGGATTCCGTCGATTGGTCAGGGATCTTGGTGGCGATCCAGGCCATATCCTGCGTTCCGTAGGCCTCAATGATGCCATGCTTGCAGAACCCGACCGGTACATACCGTATCGCAATGTCGTGTTAGCATTCGAAGAAGCCGCCCGAGTGCTGGGCATTCCCGATTTCGGCCTTCGGCTGGCAGCGCGCCAGGATATGAACTTTCTTGGCACTCTGGCGCTCGCCATACAATCGGCATCCAGTGTCCGGGACGGGCTCGCCATCGCCGCCAGGAACATCCACTTCCACACTCCATCGATCAGCATGGAAGGAAGCGGTTCCGATCCAGCCGGATACGAGCGTTTCAGACTGGATATCTTGTTTAAGGAACCGATCGAAATCCCCCAGGCTGCCGAGCACGCGATTGCACATATGTGCAAGGTGGTTCGTGTTCTCTCGGACAATCAAGTGCGCCCATCGCGCATTCATTTTCGGCACCGAAAGTTGGCCAGGGAGCGATGCTACGTCGACCATTTGGGCACCGTCCCGAGATTCGCCTCCGGCTTCGATGGAATTGAACTGCGTTCGGACGAAATCAGGAAGGACCTGCCAACCGGCAACAGGCAATTACAGGGGTTCGTCGAGCGATTCCTGATTGGTGTTGCCCCGCCTTCGGACCTTGCCTTGCCAGATCAAGTACGAGATGTCCTGAGACAGTTGATGCGAGTCCAGCAGCCTGGGCTAGAGGACATTTCCCGCGTCTTGCGGCTACACCCACGGACACTGCAACGTCGGCTAAAGGCATCCGGCACGACCTTCGAGTCCATTCAGGACGAAATGCGGCGCGAACTCGCGGAATCCCTGTTGGGTCAAGGAGAGGTACCCTTGGCAGTCGTCGCACAATCGGCCGGGTTCTCTGACCAGCCCGCTTTCAATCGGGCGTGCCGCCGCTGGTTTGGAATGACGCCGGGCTCGAAGCGAAAGACCTGGCAAGAGGACCATCGCACCGCTCAATTCGGTGCAGCCTGA
- a CDS encoding sigma-54-dependent transcriptional regulator — protein sequence MADGEDRLLMLIDDEPAQSRLITALAAREGWRTLVVADSESAIATLGTRQGMQLSAIILDQWVPGDDACSLIEELKARRPGLPILMLTTSASPLLAVEAMRSGATDYLIKPVAPDRLMQALRSATRQEAARDELQPLTEKFGAVLDFDTMVGTSPPFRAALAKAAKTARGHGNVLIEGENGTGKEMLLRAMHAASPRAKAPFRLINARGVPANSIESVLFGHEKGAFPGAFERQMGALQFCDGGTLVIDEVDRLDMALQAKLAETLAKGVVRPVGANHGYRVDVRVMSASNVPLSDAQSAGYFHPELLEQLAATRIALPPLRERTGDIPSLSRYFLSQIGEQPGLRALSITDSALSLLSAYDWPGNVRQLQQVLFRAAVFCEGDALTADSFPQLTELLGDEFDDPRDPRQDGVGVMLYTEDGNLRSLEDIEADVIRLAIGHYRGRMTEVARRLGIGRSTLYRKLGDLGIDNAA from the coding sequence ATGGCAGACGGTGAAGACCGCCTCCTGATGTTGATCGACGACGAGCCGGCGCAAAGTCGGCTGATCACTGCGCTCGCCGCCCGCGAGGGTTGGCGCACGCTGGTCGTCGCCGACTCGGAAAGCGCGATTGCCACGCTGGGCACCCGCCAGGGGATGCAGCTGTCCGCGATCATCCTCGACCAGTGGGTTCCGGGCGACGATGCCTGTTCGCTGATCGAGGAACTCAAGGCCCGCCGCCCGGGCCTGCCGATCCTGATGCTGACCACCAGCGCCAGCCCGCTACTCGCAGTCGAGGCGATGCGCTCCGGCGCGACCGACTATCTCATCAAGCCCGTCGCGCCCGATCGCCTGATGCAGGCGCTGCGCAGCGCGACTCGCCAGGAAGCCGCGCGCGACGAATTGCAACCGCTGACCGAAAAATTCGGCGCAGTGCTCGATTTCGACACGATGGTCGGCACCTCGCCGCCATTCCGCGCAGCCCTCGCCAAGGCGGCCAAGACCGCACGCGGCCACGGCAATGTCCTGATCGAAGGCGAGAACGGCACCGGCAAGGAAATGCTGCTGCGCGCGATGCACGCCGCGTCTCCGCGCGCCAAGGCACCATTCCGGCTGATCAATGCGCGCGGTGTCCCGGCAAATTCGATCGAATCGGTGCTGTTCGGGCACGAGAAGGGCGCATTTCCCGGCGCGTTCGAACGCCAGATGGGCGCGCTGCAGTTTTGCGACGGCGGCACGCTGGTGATCGACGAGGTAGACCGGCTCGACATGGCGCTGCAGGCCAAGCTGGCCGAAACGCTCGCCAAGGGCGTCGTCCGCCCGGTCGGGGCCAACCACGGTTACCGCGTGGACGTGCGGGTGATGAGCGCCAGCAACGTTCCGCTCAGCGATGCCCAGTCGGCAGGCTATTTCCATCCAGAGCTGCTCGAACAGCTTGCAGCCACCCGGATTGCGCTGCCGCCGCTGCGCGAGCGGACCGGCGATATTCCTTCGCTGTCGCGCTATTTCCTCAGCCAGATCGGCGAGCAACCCGGCCTGCGTGCACTCTCGATCACCGATAGCGCCCTGTCCCTGCTGTCCGCCTACGACTGGCCGGGCAACGTCCGCCAGTTGCAGCAAGTGTTGTTCCGCGCGGCGGTGTTCTGCGAAGGCGATGCTCTGACTGCGGACAGCTTCCCGCAACTCACCGAACTGCTCGGCGACGAATTCGACGACCCGCGCGATCCGCGCCAGGACGGGGTGGGCGTGATGCTCTACACCGAAGACGGCAACCTGCGTTCGCTCGAAGACATCGAAGCCGACGTGATCCGCCTGGCCATCGGCCACTATCGCGGACGCATGACCGAAGTCGCGCGCCGCCTCGGCATCGGCCGCTCGACGCTCTACCGCAAGCTCGGCGATCTCGGAATCGACAACGCCGCCTAA
- a CDS encoding aa3-type cytochrome c oxidase subunit IV, with protein MADTNDMKAHEATYGSFTTLLRVAVPAIAIITLIVILIISR; from the coding sequence ATGGCAGATACGAACGACATGAAAGCGCACGAAGCGACTTACGGCAGCTTCACCACGCTGCTGCGGGTGGCGGTTCCGGCAATCGCGATCATTACCCTAATCGTTATCCTGATCATCTCTCGCTGA
- a CDS encoding sulfotransferase family protein → MALKVIGAGLGRTATFTMKFALEHLGFGPCFHMAEVFADGRRQVPLWLDVIAGKPDWDEVFKGFHSTTDYPACTYWRELAEFYPNAKVLLTVRDADSWFESVTETIFSEAMQGGLVGTPRGDMMKGAIFDHFGGGDIRDRAFMTDWFEKRNQDVIDSLPPERLLVFHPRQGWGPLCEFLGVPVPPEPFPRVNSRDEIQQAHEDRKDLPSDPDAVEEFGRNYIARLKVKAFGG, encoded by the coding sequence ATGGCACTCAAGGTAATCGGCGCGGGTCTGGGGCGGACGGCCACGTTCACCATGAAGTTCGCGTTGGAGCACCTGGGTTTCGGGCCCTGCTTCCACATGGCCGAAGTGTTCGCCGACGGCAGGCGGCAGGTGCCGTTGTGGCTCGACGTGATCGCCGGCAAGCCCGACTGGGACGAAGTGTTCAAAGGCTTCCACTCCACCACCGACTACCCCGCCTGCACGTACTGGCGCGAGCTGGCCGAGTTCTATCCGAACGCCAAAGTGCTGCTGACCGTGCGCGACGCAGACAGCTGGTTCGAATCGGTGACCGAGACGATCTTTTCCGAAGCCATGCAGGGCGGCCTGGTGGGCACACCGCGCGGCGACATGATGAAAGGCGCGATTTTCGATCACTTCGGCGGCGGCGACATTCGCGACCGCGCCTTCATGACCGACTGGTTTGAGAAGCGGAACCAGGATGTGATCGACTCCCTTCCGCCCGAACGGCTGTTGGTGTTCCACCCGCGCCAGGGCTGGGGGCCGCTGTGCGAGTTCCTCGGCGTGCCGGTGCCGCCCGAACCCTTTCCGCGGGTCAACAGTCGCGACGAAATCCAGCAGGCACACGAAGATCGCAAGGACCTTCCATCGGACCCGGACGCTGTCGAAGAGTTCGGCCGCAACTACATCGCCCGGCTCAAGGTCAAGGCGTTCGGCGGCTAA
- a CDS encoding 2,4'-dihydroxyacetophenone dioxygenase family protein yields the protein MNFAGTINSQDRLLTLNRNSAGEVKDVLPGVHVTPCFLDAENGVWVLYARFDAGTILPKHFHTGSVHFYTTAGSWAYVEYPEDVQTAGSYLFEPGGSIHTFQSKDGAEGFMVVNGANINFADDGSFMNIMDAGWIEETILSVAKQTGQKVPRYICPGGSAKFAEQ from the coding sequence ATGAACTTTGCTGGAACCATCAACAGTCAAGACCGGCTACTGACTTTGAATCGCAATTCTGCCGGTGAAGTGAAAGATGTCTTGCCAGGCGTGCACGTCACGCCTTGCTTCCTCGACGCCGAGAACGGGGTCTGGGTACTCTATGCGCGCTTCGATGCGGGCACGATCCTGCCCAAGCATTTCCATACGGGATCGGTTCATTTCTATACGACAGCCGGTTCGTGGGCTTACGTCGAGTATCCCGAGGATGTTCAGACTGCAGGTAGCTATCTGTTTGAACCCGGCGGTTCGATCCACACGTTCCAGAGCAAGGACGGCGCCGAAGGTTTCATGGTGGTCAATGGTGCCAACATAAACTTTGCGGATGACGGGTCGTTCATGAACATCATGGACGCAGGCTGGATCGAAGAGACCATTCTCTCGGTCGCCAAGCAAACCGGCCAAAAGGTGCCGCGATACATCTGCCCGGGCGGATCAGCGAAATTTGCAGAGCAATAG
- the folP gene encoding dihydropteroate synthase — MTDRIYLQPIGLSTSPQSEEGDCVRLAGGLVYAHRFAAIVRRDGTVTQRERFTPATAEETFATLPESVAGEAAEQWASLAKAHAPLQMGERTIRLDQPQVAGILNVTPDSFSDGGKFLDRPEDGAAHAARMLEAGAALVDIGGESTRPNAPAVWEGDELKRVIPAVEYCAQMGAAISVDTRRPAVMEAALDAGAHMINDVSALRHDPRSPEFVAARGCPVVLMHAPGEGERLHDGGDYAAVALDVFDWLKERRDAAIAAGIDRARIVLDPGIGFGKNVTENLTLLNALPLFHALGQPLMLGVSRKRMIGALSNEVPAEQRVGGSIALATKGMDAGVQLLRVHDVFETVQARNVWRGLRDAALTDFSELPA; from the coding sequence ATGACCGATCGCATCTATCTCCAGCCCATCGGCCTTTCCACCAGCCCGCAGAGCGAAGAGGGCGATTGCGTCCGGCTGGCGGGCGGACTGGTCTACGCGCATCGCTTCGCCGCGATCGTGCGGCGGGATGGCACGGTGACGCAGCGAGAGCGATTTACGCCTGCGACAGCTGAGGAGACTTTCGCGACCTTGCCCGAGAGCGTTGCCGGTGAAGCGGCGGAGCAATGGGCTAGTCTCGCCAAGGCGCATGCACCGCTGCAGATGGGCGAGCGCACGATCCGGCTCGACCAGCCGCAGGTCGCGGGGATCCTCAATGTTACGCCCGACAGCTTTTCCGACGGGGGCAAGTTCCTCGACCGGCCCGAGGATGGGGCGGCGCACGCCGCGCGCATGCTCGAGGCGGGCGCAGCGTTGGTCGATATCGGCGGCGAAAGCACCCGGCCGAACGCACCGGCGGTGTGGGAAGGCGACGAGCTGAAGCGCGTGATCCCGGCGGTCGAATACTGTGCGCAGATGGGCGCGGCGATCAGCGTCGACACGCGCCGCCCGGCGGTGATGGAGGCTGCGCTCGATGCCGGCGCGCACATGATCAACGATGTGTCCGCGCTGCGCCACGATCCGCGTAGCCCGGAGTTCGTTGCCGCACGCGGGTGCCCGGTGGTGCTGATGCATGCGCCGGGTGAGGGCGAGCGGCTGCACGACGGCGGGGACTATGCCGCAGTGGCGCTCGACGTGTTCGATTGGCTCAAGGAGCGGCGCGACGCAGCGATCGCGGCCGGGATCGATCGCGCGCGGATCGTGCTCGATCCGGGCATCGGATTCGGCAAGAACGTGACCGAAAATCTCACGCTTTTGAATGCGCTGCCGCTGTTCCACGCGCTCGGGCAGCCGCTGATGCTGGGTGTCAGCCGCAAGCGGATGATCGGCGCGCTGAGCAACGAAGTGCCTGCCGAGCAGCGTGTGGGAGGCAGCATCGCGCTGGCGACCAAGGGGATGGACGCGGGCGTGCAACTGCTGCGGGTCCACGACGTGTTCGAGACAGTGCAGGCGCGCAACGTGTGGCGCGGCCTGCGCGATGCGGCGCTGACCGACTTCAGCGAATTGCCTGCGTAG
- a CDS encoding NAD(P) transhydrogenase subunit alpha: protein MDFISILSIFVLACFVGYYVVWSVTPALHTPLMAVTNAISSVIVVGALIAAAAAGSAGSKWLGLLAVVLASVNIFGGFAVTARMLAMYKKKDKPAAKESGK, encoded by the coding sequence ATGGACTTTATCAGCATCCTCTCGATCTTCGTGCTGGCGTGCTTCGTCGGCTACTACGTCGTCTGGTCGGTCACCCCGGCGCTGCACACGCCGCTGATGGCGGTGACGAACGCGATTTCATCGGTGATCGTGGTCGGTGCGCTGATCGCGGCGGCCGCTGCGGGGAGCGCGGGGTCGAAGTGGCTTGGGCTGCTGGCGGTGGTGCTGGCGAGCGTCAATATCTTCGGCGGCTTCGCAGTCACCGCGCGGATGCTGGCGATGTACAAGAAGAAGGACAAGCCAGCGGCGAAGGAGAGCGGCAAGTGA